Proteins encoded within one genomic window of Bombina bombina isolate aBomBom1 chromosome 1, aBomBom1.pri, whole genome shotgun sequence:
- the TVP23C gene encoding Golgi apparatus membrane protein TVP23 homolog C isoform X2 has product MFTYDSNDETEDVSLFDAEDEGSRKPKKKKIRHPIASFFHLFFRVSAIVVYLLCELISSSFIACMVSIILLLSCDFWTVKNITGRLMVGLRWWNQVDDDGKSQWVYESRKAAQGSKSVSEAESRIFWLGLITCPIIWVILAFSALFSFKVKWLAVVIMGVTLQGANLYGYVKCKVGSRKNLTSIATSYLGSQFLKQTLARDPAES; this is encoded by the exons GACAGTAATGATGAGACCGAGGATGTATCTCTGTTTGATGCAGAGGATGAGGGTTCAAGGAAacctaagaagaaaaaaataag ACATCCTATCGCCTCGTTTTTCCACCTGTTCTTCCGCGTCAGTGCCATCGTTGTCTACCTGCTCTGTGAGTTGATCAGTAGCAGTTTTATCGCATGTATGGTGTCCATCATCTTGCTACTCTCATGCGACTTCTGGACAGTGAAG AACATCACAGGGAGGCTAATGGTCGGGCTGCGCTGGTGGAACCAGGTAGATGATGACGGGAAAAGCCAGTGGGTGTACGAGTCTCGGAAG GCAGCGCAAGGAAGCAAATCTGTTTCTGAAGCAGAGTCGCGCATTTTCTGGCTGGGACTCATCACTTGCCCAATTATATGGGTGATTTTGGCCTTTAGTGCCCTGTTCTCCTTCAAAGTGAAGTGGCTG GCTGTAGTCATTATGGGAGTGACTCTGCAGGGAGCAAACCTCTACGGATACGTGAAATGCAAAGTGGGCAGCCGTAAAAACCTGACCAGTATTGCCACAAGTTACCTTGGGAGCCAGTTCCTCAAACAG
- the TVP23C gene encoding Golgi apparatus membrane protein TVP23 homolog C isoform X1: MMRQDSNDETEDVSLFDAEDEGSRKPKKKKIRHPIASFFHLFFRVSAIVVYLLCELISSSFIACMVSIILLLSCDFWTVKNITGRLMVGLRWWNQVDDDGKSQWVYESRKAAQGSKSVSEAESRIFWLGLITCPIIWVILAFSALFSFKVKWLAVVIMGVTLQGANLYGYVKCKVGSRKNLTSIATSYLGSQFLKQTLARDPAES, encoded by the exons GACAGTAATGATGAGACCGAGGATGTATCTCTGTTTGATGCAGAGGATGAGGGTTCAAGGAAacctaagaagaaaaaaataag ACATCCTATCGCCTCGTTTTTCCACCTGTTCTTCCGCGTCAGTGCCATCGTTGTCTACCTGCTCTGTGAGTTGATCAGTAGCAGTTTTATCGCATGTATGGTGTCCATCATCTTGCTACTCTCATGCGACTTCTGGACAGTGAAG AACATCACAGGGAGGCTAATGGTCGGGCTGCGCTGGTGGAACCAGGTAGATGATGACGGGAAAAGCCAGTGGGTGTACGAGTCTCGGAAG GCAGCGCAAGGAAGCAAATCTGTTTCTGAAGCAGAGTCGCGCATTTTCTGGCTGGGACTCATCACTTGCCCAATTATATGGGTGATTTTGGCCTTTAGTGCCCTGTTCTCCTTCAAAGTGAAGTGGCTG GCTGTAGTCATTATGGGAGTGACTCTGCAGGGAGCAAACCTCTACGGATACGTGAAATGCAAAGTGGGCAGCCGTAAAAACCTGACCAGTATTGCCACAAGTTACCTTGGGAGCCAGTTCCTCAAACAG